A genomic window from Anthocerotibacter panamensis C109 includes:
- a CDS encoding glycerate kinase gives MKPLRVLICPEYYQGGTSAQQAAQVIADALAATSNYFQPKPLALALDRHTIANLTELWGGSLQEVVVLGKGGRPERVTYGLIHNGRTVLLMPRRMSAARAVKEDWVGDMTSFGVGQLLKAVLQHRSVERVCLYLSEGTWPVDGGVGLLQALGVRFQDLEGHAIGWGVNGLSRLSQVDFSQLLPQLQGVSLTVGCDVMTPLLGRSGAAQRWGKRAGAQAPVISGLEQRLTHFTEVLRQSGKKELDLAGCGAGGGLGYGLALLGAQLEPGLDLLLENLDFSHQVRQADLVITGQAHTDRAGQGIVPTVLRVCEEVGTPAVVLSGSVDPEAIPQVLRCGAWAVLDAMPAGLSAAQALARVPEDLYFAAQQVGRLLLLGGRLGRTAAQRPPQALEQPHHGETASLLGAESN, from the coding sequence ATGAAGCCACTCCGTGTCCTAATCTGTCCTGAATATTACCAGGGAGGGACTTCAGCCCAGCAGGCTGCCCAAGTCATTGCTGATGCCCTAGCTGCGACCAGCAACTACTTCCAGCCTAAGCCCCTCGCATTAGCCCTTGACCGGCACACCATCGCCAATCTGACCGAACTGTGGGGAGGGTCTCTCCAGGAAGTTGTGGTTCTCGGGAAGGGCGGTCGTCCCGAACGCGTAACCTATGGTCTGATCCACAACGGGCGGACGGTCTTGCTGATGCCGCGCCGGATGTCTGCGGCCAGGGCTGTAAAAGAGGATTGGGTCGGGGATATGACCAGTTTTGGGGTAGGGCAATTACTCAAAGCCGTACTCCAGCACCGTTCGGTAGAGCGCGTCTGCCTCTACTTATCGGAGGGGACTTGGCCGGTGGATGGTGGCGTGGGGCTGTTGCAGGCGCTGGGGGTCAGGTTTCAGGATCTGGAGGGCCATGCTATCGGCTGGGGGGTAAATGGGCTTTCTCGCTTGTCCCAGGTAGATTTTAGTCAGCTTCTTCCTCAGCTTCAGGGAGTGTCGCTCACCGTTGGCTGCGATGTGATGACCCCGCTGTTGGGCCGTAGCGGAGCGGCTCAGCGCTGGGGTAAGCGTGCGGGAGCCCAAGCCCCGGTCATCTCTGGATTGGAGCAGCGGCTGACCCATTTCACCGAAGTCCTTAGGCAGAGCGGCAAAAAGGAATTGGATCTAGCTGGATGCGGTGCGGGGGGAGGACTTGGGTATGGTCTTGCCCTGCTTGGAGCCCAACTCGAACCAGGGTTGGATCTGCTCTTAGAAAACCTGGATTTCTCCCACCAAGTACGTCAGGCGGATCTGGTCATCACCGGACAAGCCCACACGGATCGGGCCGGACAAGGTATCGTCCCGACCGTGCTGCGCGTCTGCGAGGAAGTGGGTACGCCCGCTGTCGTGCTCTCTGGCTCCGTGGACCCTGAAGCCATTCCTCAGGTTCTGCGCTGTGGAGCCTGGGCGGTGCTCGACGCCATGCCCGCCGGACTCTCTGCTGCTCAGGCTTTGGCACGGGTGCCGGAGGACTTGTATTTTGCGGCCCAACAGGTGGGGCGTCTGCTGCTGCTCGGGGGCAGATTGGGCCGGACCGCCGCACAACGCCCGCCCCAAGCTCTAGAGCAACCGCATCATGGGGAAACGGCTTCCTTACTGGGGGCGGAGTCCAATTGA
- a CDS encoding M16 family metallopeptidase, whose translation MKEITGNYTKEVLPNGLTLLAISQPQSAVVTADIWVRSGARTEPERYQGVSHFLEHLVFKGSERLLPGQFDHLVEERGGTTNAATSMDFTHYYITVAREDLAECLPLLAEIVCTPAIPDAEFDPERLVVLEEIRRANDNPDRRIYQTLVRTLYGDHPYSRPVLGEPANLMDLTPALVRAFHRERYRPEAMTVVLAGGLSADQLLAAGRETFQHSTNPELVSPLPLVAPPGPVLPGRHVYPIPRLQQHRLLIGWLGPDIRALADGVALEFVSTLLTTGRTSRLVRILREEKGWARNLNSYFSLQHDPGLFVIGAQVEPQFLEPVEHVIREEVQRLTHGDFTLSELERARRLLISEFVFGTETPSQTCTLHGYYSTVADLDQLSQYRALLDTLEAADIQQAAQRYLGGDPTTLIFEPQ comes from the coding sequence ATGAAGGAAATTACGGGAAATTACACGAAGGAAGTCCTGCCCAACGGACTGACCTTGCTCGCCATCAGCCAGCCTCAATCAGCGGTGGTAACAGCGGATATCTGGGTCAGGAGCGGAGCGCGGACGGAGCCTGAGCGCTATCAGGGGGTTTCCCACTTCCTGGAACATTTGGTCTTTAAGGGCAGCGAGCGGCTTTTACCTGGGCAGTTCGACCATCTGGTGGAGGAGCGGGGCGGAACCACCAACGCCGCTACCAGTATGGATTTCACCCATTACTATATCACTGTCGCCCGAGAGGATCTGGCTGAGTGCCTACCTCTGTTAGCCGAAATCGTATGTACCCCTGCGATCCCGGATGCGGAGTTTGACCCAGAGCGTTTGGTAGTCCTAGAGGAGATCCGGCGGGCCAATGACAACCCGGACCGCCGCATTTATCAGACCCTCGTGCGCACGCTCTACGGAGATCATCCCTACAGTCGTCCGGTCCTGGGCGAACCTGCCAACCTGATGGACTTGACCCCAGCGTTGGTACGGGCATTTCACCGGGAGCGCTACCGTCCTGAGGCGATGACGGTGGTCCTGGCAGGAGGGCTCAGCGCGGACCAACTGCTGGCTGCGGGCCGAGAAACCTTTCAGCACAGCACCAATCCTGAGCTTGTGAGTCCCTTGCCGTTGGTTGCGCCGCCGGGGCCGGTACTCCCAGGGCGCCATGTGTATCCTATCCCCCGCCTCCAGCAACACCGCTTGCTGATTGGCTGGTTGGGGCCAGATATCCGTGCGCTGGCGGACGGGGTGGCTTTGGAGTTTGTCAGTACCCTCCTGACCACCGGGCGGACCTCCCGGTTGGTGCGGATCTTACGCGAGGAGAAGGGCTGGGCACGCAACCTCAACAGCTATTTCTCCCTCCAGCATGACCCCGGTCTCTTTGTGATTGGAGCCCAAGTAGAGCCTCAATTTCTAGAGCCCGTCGAGCACGTCATCCGAGAAGAAGTACAACGCCTGACCCATGGTGACTTCACCCTCTCCGAGTTGGAGCGTGCCCGTCGCCTGCTCATCAGCGAATTTGTCTTCGGGACTGAGACGCCTAGCCAGACTTGCACGCTCCACGGCTATTACAGCACGGTGGCGGATCTGGACCAGCTCAGCCAGTACCGTGCGCTCCTTGACACTCTTGAGGCGGCGGATATTCAGCAGGCGGCCCAGCGCTATCTGGGAGGCGACCCGACCACTTTGATTTTTGAGCCCCAATAG
- the hisB gene encoding imidazoleglycerol-phosphate dehydratase HisB: MPVRHAVIERTTGETQVRVDLNLDGTGCHVIHTGVPFLDHMLAQLSTHGLMDLTIRATGDTHIDDHHTNEDVGLTLGMALHQALGDRKGIQRFGHFWAPLDEALVQVVLDFSGRPHLSYSLALPTERVGKYDTQLVREFYQAVVNQGQFTLHIRQEAGINSHHIIEASFKAFARALRMATEWDERRTGIPSSKGVL, translated from the coding sequence ATGCCGGTGCGCCATGCTGTAATAGAGCGCACCACGGGCGAAACCCAAGTGCGGGTGGACCTGAATTTGGATGGGACGGGCTGTCATGTCATTCATACAGGAGTCCCTTTCCTTGACCACATGCTCGCCCAACTGAGTACCCATGGACTGATGGATCTGACCATCCGGGCGACAGGGGATACGCACATCGACGACCACCACACCAACGAAGATGTAGGTCTCACTTTGGGTATGGCACTCCATCAGGCGCTGGGCGACCGCAAGGGCATCCAACGCTTCGGTCACTTTTGGGCACCACTTGATGAAGCCCTAGTACAGGTGGTCCTCGATTTCTCGGGGCGTCCCCATTTGAGTTATAGTCTGGCGCTACCGACTGAGCGCGTGGGCAAATATGACACCCAACTGGTCCGCGAATTCTATCAAGCCGTAGTGAATCAGGGACAGTTTACGCTGCATATCCGTCAAGAAGCAGGAATTAATTCCCATCATATTATTGAGGCTTCGTTTAAAGCCTTTGCCCGTGCCCTGCGTATGGCGACTGAATGGGACGAGCGCCGTACCGGCATTCCTAGCAGTAAAGGGGTTCTCTAG
- the egtB gene encoding ergothioneine biosynthesis protein EgtB, which yields MLAATGQALSTRSQAQKDYHSVRALSEQLCLPLAIEDYVIQSMPDVSPPKWHLAHTTWFFETFLLAPWLPGYTLFHPQFGYLFNSYYEAVGVRYPRHQRGLISRPTVEEVYRYRYYVDQAMGALLADCSAALWPKLADLLTLGLHHEQQHQELLLMDIKHILATNPLRPVYRPQTPQILTGVAPLPWQTYPAGIREMGWEGPGFHFDNEGPRHRVFLEEYQLAQRLVTNGEYLAFMADDGYARPELWLAEGWSTTQQTHWQAPLYWEQVAGEWWQMTLAGMRQVVEYEPVCHLSYYEADAYARWAGKCLPTEAQWEAAIQGFTLAGNLLDSGVLHPAPAAPGTQQWFGDVWEWTQSAYQPYPGYRPNPGALGEYNGKFMCNQYVLRGGCCVTPADHLRLTYRNFFPASARWPFTGLRLAEDVTS from the coding sequence TTGCTTGCCGCTACCGGTCAGGCCCTTTCCACACGCTCTCAAGCTCAGAAGGACTATCACAGCGTTCGTGCCCTCAGCGAGCAGCTCTGCTTGCCCCTAGCTATCGAAGACTATGTCATCCAGTCGATGCCCGATGTGAGCCCGCCCAAGTGGCATCTCGCTCATACCACATGGTTTTTTGAAACTTTTCTTCTGGCTCCCTGGCTCCCTGGCTACACGCTTTTTCATCCGCAGTTCGGCTACCTCTTCAACTCCTACTATGAAGCAGTAGGGGTGCGTTATCCCCGCCATCAACGGGGTTTAATCTCACGGCCCACCGTCGAGGAGGTCTACCGCTATCGCTATTACGTGGACCAAGCGATGGGGGCATTGCTGGCTGACTGTAGTGCAGCCCTATGGCCGAAATTGGCTGACCTCCTTACGCTTGGCCTCCACCATGAGCAGCAGCACCAGGAACTGCTCCTGATGGATATCAAACATATCCTCGCGACCAATCCATTGCGCCCGGTCTATCGCCCGCAGACCCCCCAGATCTTGACCGGAGTCGCCCCCCTCCCTTGGCAGACCTACCCAGCAGGTATACGCGAGATGGGCTGGGAAGGACCAGGGTTTCACTTTGACAATGAGGGACCGCGCCACCGCGTCTTTTTAGAGGAATATCAGCTCGCGCAACGTCTGGTCACCAACGGGGAGTATTTGGCCTTTATGGCAGACGATGGCTACGCACGGCCCGAACTTTGGCTGGCTGAAGGCTGGTCCACCACCCAGCAAACACACTGGCAGGCTCCTCTCTACTGGGAGCAAGTCGCCGGGGAGTGGTGGCAGATGACCCTCGCCGGGATGCGCCAGGTCGTGGAATACGAGCCAGTCTGCCACCTCAGCTATTATGAAGCCGACGCCTACGCTCGCTGGGCAGGTAAATGCCTCCCCACTGAAGCCCAATGGGAAGCTGCCATCCAGGGCTTTACCCTCGCCGGAAACCTGCTCGACTCCGGGGTACTCCATCCGGCTCCAGCCGCCCCTGGCACCCAGCAGTGGTTTGGAGATGTGTGGGAATGGACGCAGAGCGCCTACCAGCCCTATCCGGGCTACCGCCCCAATCCGGGAGCCCTAGGCGAATACAACGGCAAATTTATGTGCAATCAGTACGTCTTGCGCGGGGGCTGCTGTGTCACGCCCGCTGACCATCTGCGCCTGACCTACCGCAATTTCTTCCCGGCGAGTGCCCGCTGGCCCTTTACCGGACTCCGGCTGGCTGAGGACGTTACGTCCTAA
- a CDS encoding phosphoadenylyl-sulfate reductase has translation MVLSVDALGMKREQAKATELAAHFEEAGPEALLRWVARQYADRWVLACAFGPESLILIDMLSRMQPVVRAFFIDTDFHFPKTLALKDEILERYPTLRLEVLKPRLTVAEQDASYGEALNKTNPDQCCFLRKVEPLQRALQGHDCWLSGLRREHAPTRAQTPMVQWDWQRDMLKVNPLVHWSKSQVWRYILDHEIPYNQLHDEGYPSIGCAPCTRPVTSGSILHQAAQDDRSGRWFGTTKVECGLHL, from the coding sequence ATGGTTCTGTCTGTAGATGCATTGGGGATGAAGCGGGAGCAGGCAAAGGCCACCGAATTGGCCGCTCATTTTGAGGAAGCGGGGCCTGAAGCGTTACTGCGTTGGGTGGCCCGTCAATATGCTGATCGTTGGGTCTTGGCCTGTGCTTTTGGGCCGGAGAGCCTCATTCTCATCGATATGTTAAGCCGTATGCAACCAGTAGTCCGAGCCTTTTTTATCGACACAGACTTCCACTTTCCTAAGACGCTCGCCCTCAAAGACGAGATCCTGGAGCGCTATCCCACGCTTCGCCTAGAAGTGCTCAAGCCGCGCCTTACTGTGGCTGAGCAAGACGCATCCTACGGCGAAGCGCTCAACAAGACCAACCCCGACCAGTGCTGTTTTCTGCGTAAGGTAGAGCCGCTCCAACGGGCGCTTCAGGGCCACGACTGCTGGTTGTCAGGGCTCCGTCGTGAGCACGCTCCCACCCGCGCTCAGACTCCCATGGTGCAGTGGGATTGGCAGCGCGACATGCTTAAGGTCAACCCTTTGGTCCATTGGTCCAAGTCCCAGGTGTGGCGCTATATCCTCGACCATGAGATCCCCTACAACCAACTCCACGACGAGGGCTACCCCTCCATTGGTTGCGCCCCCTGCACCCGCCCGGTCACCAGTGGCAGTATTCTCCACCAAGCCGCCCAAGACGACCGCTCCGGGCGTTGGTTTGGGACGACCAAAGTCGAGTGCGGTCTGCACCTGTAA
- a CDS encoding pyridoxal phosphate-dependent aminotransferase — translation MLHPAQRLSDLRTSAIREMTRLALQHNAVNLAQGFPDFPPPPEVIAAARRALAEGFNQYTITWGIASLRAAISEKLQHWYGLDYDPERHISVTCGVTEAIVVALLAVADPGDEVIILEPFHENYLPATLFAQARPVFVPLEPPAYALDLDRLAHAFSDRTRAIILNTPHNPTGRVFTRTELNGVAALCRKYNALAITDEIYDHIIYADREHVPIATLEGMYERTITCGGLGKTFALTGWRLGYVCAPEPFATAMRTLRDFTTICAPAPLQHAAVAALSLPERFYTQLREEYTVRRQRMLDILLRYGFTAQPPEGAYYVMSDYRAWNFDGDCYAFVRWLVEKVGIAVVPGASFYAQPEPGMTTVRWAFAKRPETFAETEARLERWTIAQTLPISPI, via the coding sequence ATGCTTCACCCTGCCCAACGCCTCAGCGACCTGCGCACCTCCGCCATCCGGGAGATGACGCGACTGGCCCTCCAGCATAATGCGGTCAATCTAGCCCAGGGCTTCCCCGATTTCCCTCCGCCGCCAGAGGTCATCGCCGCTGCTAGACGGGCTTTGGCCGAAGGCTTCAACCAGTACACCATCACCTGGGGGATTGCGTCCCTACGGGCGGCCATCAGCGAGAAACTACAGCACTGGTACGGTCTGGACTACGACCCAGAGCGGCATATCTCGGTCACCTGTGGCGTCACCGAAGCCATTGTCGTCGCTCTTTTGGCTGTAGCCGACCCTGGAGACGAGGTCATTATCCTGGAGCCCTTCCACGAAAATTACTTGCCTGCGACCCTCTTTGCCCAAGCCCGCCCGGTCTTTGTGCCGCTGGAGCCCCCCGCGTATGCGCTCGACCTTGACCGGCTGGCCCATGCCTTTAGCGACCGGACCCGCGCCATTATCCTCAACACCCCCCATAACCCGACCGGACGCGTCTTCACCCGCACCGAACTCAATGGAGTGGCCGCATTGTGCCGCAAATACAATGCCCTTGCGATCACCGACGAGATCTACGACCACATTATTTACGCAGACCGAGAGCACGTGCCCATCGCCACCCTGGAGGGCATGTACGAGCGCACCATCACCTGCGGCGGATTGGGGAAGACGTTTGCGCTGACCGGTTGGCGCTTGGGCTACGTCTGCGCTCCCGAACCTTTTGCTACTGCCATGCGCACCCTGCGCGATTTCACCACGATCTGTGCGCCTGCCCCGTTGCAGCACGCCGCTGTCGCAGCTTTGAGCTTGCCGGAACGTTTTTACACCCAATTGCGCGAGGAATACACTGTCCGCCGCCAGCGGATGCTCGATATTCTCCTGCGCTATGGCTTCACCGCCCAACCCCCAGAAGGGGCCTACTATGTGATGAGCGACTACCGCGCCTGGAATTTTGACGGGGACTGCTACGCTTTTGTCCGGTGGCTAGTCGAGAAGGTCGGGATTGCCGTGGTTCCGGGAGCGAGCTTTTATGCCCAACCAGAACCGGGGATGACGACCGTGCGTTGGGCCTTTGCCAAGCGACCCGAGACCTTTGCCGAGACCGAGGCCCGCCTAGAACGTTGGACGATAGCTCAAACCTTGCCCATCTCACCCATATAG
- a CDS encoding histone deacetylase family protein, translated as MVAIVYSEIFLKHLTGRGHAERPDRVRFCVKALQSAPFAAQLVWLPPREATIEELSWIHRPDYIREVAALCAQGGGRLDEDTPVSADSYDVALLAAGAWLVGVDQVVDQGISTFALARPPGHHARPADGMGFCIFSNAALAAHYAARVKGLERVAVFDWDVHHGNGTQEILETDPRFAYCSMHQSPCYPGTGMVEQTGRYHNVLNIPLPPGRTGLDYCEAFDRQVAPFLKNFDPQLLIISAGFDANRADPLASMALTPMDYRDLTIRCLALQPALMVGLEGGYDLAATSQSVLQVTEALL; from the coding sequence ATGGTCGCCATTGTCTATAGCGAAATATTTCTGAAGCATCTGACGGGTCGGGGCCATGCTGAGCGCCCGGATCGGGTGCGCTTCTGCGTCAAGGCACTCCAGAGCGCTCCTTTTGCCGCTCAATTGGTCTGGTTACCCCCGCGCGAGGCCACCATCGAGGAACTGTCCTGGATACACCGCCCTGACTATATTCGGGAGGTCGCTGCGCTTTGTGCTCAAGGCGGGGGTCGTCTGGATGAGGACACCCCTGTGAGCGCTGACAGCTATGATGTAGCGCTACTTGCCGCTGGGGCGTGGCTGGTGGGGGTGGACCAGGTAGTAGACCAGGGGATCTCCACGTTTGCCCTCGCCCGCCCGCCTGGGCATCACGCCCGCCCCGCTGACGGGATGGGCTTTTGTATCTTCTCCAATGCGGCTCTTGCTGCTCACTATGCGGCCCGAGTCAAGGGGCTGGAGCGGGTGGCGGTCTTTGATTGGGATGTCCACCATGGCAATGGAACCCAGGAGATTTTGGAAACTGACCCGCGTTTTGCCTATTGTTCGATGCATCAGTCCCCCTGCTATCCAGGGACGGGTATGGTTGAGCAGACCGGTAGGTATCACAATGTCCTCAATATTCCTTTGCCTCCAGGCAGGACCGGTCTAGATTACTGTGAAGCATTTGACCGGCAGGTGGCCCCTTTTCTCAAAAATTTTGACCCGCAGTTGCTCATCATTAGTGCAGGCTTTGACGCAAACCGGGCGGACCCTCTGGCGAGTATGGCCCTGACTCCTATGGATTACCGCGACCTCACGATCCGCTGTCTAGCCCTCCAGCCTGCGCTGATGGTTGGTCTGGAGGGGGGCTATGACCTAGCTGCCACCAGTCAATCGGTGCTTCAGGTGACCGAGGCGTTGCTTTAG
- a CDS encoding succinate dehydrogenase/fumarate reductase flavoprotein subunit: protein MREHDVIVVGGGLAGSRAALAIAQNNPRLKVALISKVHPIRSHSVAAQGGIAAALKNVDNHDDWLTHAFDTVKGSDYLADQNAVAILTRDAPEVIIDLEHLGVLFSRQADGRIAQRPFGGHTNRRTCYAADKTGHAILHELVSNLIRLGTELYQEWYVLKLIYEEGQVKGVVAYCLETGEIEVIRARAVLFATGGYGRVYNTTSNDFASTGDGLCLTAMSGLPLQDMEFVQFHPTGLYPVGVLISEAVRGEGAYLVNGLGERFMANYPISRNKMELAPRDITSRNIELEIRAGRGINGGPFVHLDVRHLGREKILSRIPFAREEGMRLLGIDCIDQPLPVRPTVHYSMGGIPTTLDGQVMDYNSTPVPGFFAAGECACLSVHGANRLGSNSLLECVVFGKRVGEKIAQYAEGCALPQLDPTPYLQEVEERVQALVKQQGKSRVHEIRSAFQDLMTAHCGIYRDEMTLKEGLEQMQTLKERYQNDLHLDDRTPFYNMELTSALELRSLLTVGEVIMASALSRRESRGAHTRNDYETRDDQNFLRHTLGFLNPEGTVTTATRPVDLSLMALDPERFTPQERKY, encoded by the coding sequence ATGCGCGAACATGACGTTATCGTAGTCGGGGGTGGATTGGCGGGGTCGCGGGCGGCGCTCGCGATTGCTCAGAACAATCCCCGCCTGAAAGTAGCCCTCATCTCCAAAGTCCACCCGATCCGCTCCCATTCCGTAGCCGCTCAAGGGGGCATCGCTGCTGCGCTCAAGAATGTGGATAACCACGACGACTGGCTGACCCATGCCTTTGATACCGTGAAGGGTTCTGACTATTTGGCAGACCAGAATGCTGTCGCGATCCTGACGCGTGATGCCCCGGAAGTGATCATTGATCTGGAGCATTTGGGCGTCCTTTTTTCGCGTCAGGCAGACGGGCGCATTGCCCAACGGCCCTTTGGCGGACACACCAACCGCCGCACCTGTTATGCCGCCGACAAAACCGGTCACGCTATTCTCCACGAACTGGTGAGCAACCTGATTCGACTGGGGACCGAGCTTTACCAGGAATGGTACGTGCTCAAACTCATCTACGAGGAAGGGCAAGTCAAGGGGGTCGTCGCCTACTGTCTGGAGACTGGCGAAATCGAGGTCATTCGCGCCCGAGCCGTGCTTTTTGCCACCGGGGGCTATGGTCGCGTCTACAACACCACCTCCAATGACTTCGCCTCGACCGGCGACGGGCTCTGCCTTACGGCTATGAGCGGTCTACCCTTACAGGATATGGAATTTGTTCAATTTCATCCCACGGGGCTCTACCCGGTGGGGGTGCTCATCTCGGAGGCAGTCCGCGGCGAGGGAGCGTATCTCGTCAATGGGCTGGGCGAGCGCTTTATGGCGAACTATCCCATCAGCCGCAACAAGATGGAACTAGCCCCCCGTGACATCACTTCGCGCAATATTGAACTGGAGATCCGGGCGGGGCGGGGTATCAACGGCGGTCCCTTCGTGCATCTAGACGTGCGCCATCTCGGTCGCGAGAAGATCCTCAGCCGGATTCCTTTTGCCCGTGAGGAGGGGATGCGCCTGTTGGGTATCGACTGCATTGACCAGCCCCTGCCGGTGCGCCCAACGGTCCACTACTCCATGGGCGGTATTCCGACGACGCTGGACGGTCAGGTGATGGACTACAACAGCACTCCGGTGCCGGGGTTCTTTGCTGCCGGGGAGTGTGCCTGCCTCTCGGTGCATGGAGCCAACCGTCTGGGGTCTAATTCCTTGCTCGAATGCGTGGTCTTCGGTAAGCGTGTCGGGGAGAAGATTGCCCAATATGCCGAGGGTTGCGCCTTGCCCCAACTGGACCCGACCCCCTATCTCCAGGAAGTTGAGGAACGTGTTCAAGCTCTCGTCAAGCAGCAAGGGAAGTCTCGGGTCCATGAGATCCGCAGCGCCTTTCAAGACCTCATGACCGCCCACTGCGGTATTTACCGGGACGAGATGACCCTCAAAGAAGGTCTAGAGCAGATGCAGACGCTTAAGGAGCGCTACCAAAACGACCTGCACCTAGACGACCGGACACCCTTTTATAATATGGAACTCACCAGTGCCCTGGAGCTGAGGAGCTTGTTGACCGTGGGTGAAGTCATTATGGCCTCAGCGCTCAGCCGTCGCGAGAGCCGGGGAGCGCACACCCGCAACGACTACGAGACGCGCGACGACCAAAACTTCCTCCGGCACACGCTCGGTTTCCTCAACCCGGAGGGGACGGTCACAACCGCCACCCGCCCCGTAGACCTGAGCTTGATGGCCCTCGACCCCGAGCGCTTCACCCCGCAGGAGCGCAAGTATTAG
- the psbX gene encoding photosystem II reaction center protein PsbX, whose amino-acid sequence MSPSLVNFLLSLVAGGLVVGLGAGALTLISRIDRIR is encoded by the coding sequence ATGTCCCCTTCTCTCGTGAACTTTTTGTTGAGCCTTGTCGCCGGTGGTTTGGTTGTTGGGCTTGGTGCAGGGGCGCTGACCTTGATTTCGCGCATTGACCGGATTCGCTAG
- a CDS encoding M16 family metallopeptidase, with protein sequence MEPILLANGIRLVILPTAPSEIVAVRAFWLGGTALEAPAKQGLAHLVAAVLQKGCGSLTSQDIAGKVEAAGASLGSDVQPDCFMAGLGCLRSDFAPLLGLLAEVLQDPTFPEAELALERQNTLMAIRTQQERPATLAYNQLRAQLYGTSHPYGFLELGSPETVANLTREDLVHYHQGSCVPQRLVLCVASSLDPDLVLSQVEARFGAWTTKEPLPLPDLRFIRPPATRKHTPQATEQNTLFLGYPAVGLHDPDQAVFKLLSTYLGSGLSSRLFVELREKKGLAYDVSAFFPTRSGASHFVTYIGTAPKNLTVAEAGLRAEVERLQTSLLSADELRVAKNKLLGQYALSKQSSAQVARIQGLYEVLGLGADYDVLYQERIRAITAEQIQAVAQCYLTEPSVSLVGPEVP encoded by the coding sequence ATGGAACCCATCCTGCTCGCCAACGGAATCCGTCTGGTCATCCTTCCCACCGCTCCTAGTGAAATTGTCGCAGTACGGGCTTTTTGGCTAGGTGGAACCGCTCTGGAGGCCCCCGCAAAGCAGGGGCTTGCCCATCTGGTCGCTGCCGTCCTACAAAAGGGCTGTGGTTCGCTGACTTCCCAGGACATCGCCGGTAAAGTAGAAGCCGCAGGAGCCAGTCTCGGTAGTGATGTGCAGCCCGACTGCTTCATGGCGGGGCTTGGTTGCCTACGTTCTGATTTTGCGCCCCTGTTGGGGCTGTTGGCAGAAGTCCTCCAGGACCCGACCTTCCCGGAGGCTGAATTGGCCCTAGAGCGCCAAAATACGCTGATGGCGATCCGCACCCAGCAGGAACGCCCCGCCACCCTCGCCTATAACCAGTTGCGTGCCCAACTCTATGGAACCAGCCATCCCTATGGTTTTTTGGAGTTGGGCAGCCCTGAGACGGTAGCCAATCTGACCCGCGAAGACCTCGTGCACTACCATCAAGGGAGCTGTGTACCCCAGCGGTTGGTGCTGTGCGTGGCGAGTTCGCTGGACCCGGACTTGGTTTTGTCTCAAGTAGAAGCACGCTTTGGGGCTTGGACGACCAAAGAGCCGCTCCCGTTGCCAGACCTGCGGTTTATCCGCCCGCCTGCCACGCGCAAGCACACCCCCCAAGCGACCGAGCAGAACACCCTCTTTTTGGGCTATCCCGCAGTGGGACTCCACGATCCCGACCAAGCGGTCTTCAAACTTTTGAGTACCTACCTGGGGAGCGGGCTGTCTAGCCGTCTTTTTGTGGAACTGCGCGAGAAGAAGGGGCTTGCTTATGATGTCTCGGCGTTTTTCCCGACGCGCTCGGGGGCTTCCCATTTCGTGACCTACATCGGCACAGCTCCCAAAAACCTGACCGTAGCTGAGGCTGGTCTGCGGGCGGAGGTGGAGCGGCTCCAGACGTCACTCCTCAGCGCTGACGAGCTGCGTGTCGCCAAAAACAAGCTTCTTGGGCAGTATGCTTTGAGTAAGCAGTCCAGCGCTCAAGTTGCCCGGATCCAGGGGCTGTACGAGGTGCTGGGTCTGGGTGCGGACTACGACGTTCTCTATCAGGAGCGAATCCGGGCTATCACCGCCGAGCAGATCCAGGCTGTCGCCCAATGCTATCTGACCGAGCCGTCGGTCTCTTTGGTCGGTCCTGAGGTGCCCTAG